In one Gemmatimonadaceae bacterium genomic region, the following are encoded:
- a CDS encoding TonB-dependent receptor, with product MRFAPLLATPLACAALSSVSHAQQTSPDTAVLAPVVVTATRVDVTPVAPLASTTVLTGAELRAQGISTLGDALASVPGVFAPQSGSYGSQTSLFLRGGESDYTEVLVDGVPVNDPGGFLDLANLTTDNIDRIEIVRGPTSVLYGSNAVTGVIQIFTRSGQGPDRFTLGVDGGTYGTSNASVSYAGGSDKISGSASVARHRTDGIYAFNSQSRNDIYSGALRLAPDAATSLQLVLRDEDAGAHIPTDFSGAVDDSTQFHLERRLLASLDADRRITNRLTAHALFAASDEHEQSAQIPDTPGAECDLCYDSRAGIYRRSVDGRLDFTAAPWAALAAGATAEQQRARESGAGPLQRTLHAYYAQALGNVGKAFSYTAGVRADDNSQFGTFTTYRLAAGYVLLPGTSLHASIGNAFKEPTFDQTSSTLSFARGNPDLKPERAQSWEAGVAQDVAHGALAISATYFAQRFRDIIQYDGAPPDTSLPNYFNLTSAIADGLELSARTASWRGLSLAGTYTWQHTRVTDAGINGGPTAEFVDGQRLQRRPTNLASATLAYRPSPRAALFATAGYVGNRVDVDFLNSVRVEAPSYTLWNLAGELTIMDAHGATPGLTFTTRIANVFGTRYAPIFGFRAPGMALDVGFRLTAGHD from the coding sequence GTGCGATTCGCCCCATTGCTCGCGACCCCGCTGGCATGCGCCGCGCTGTCGTCCGTTAGTCACGCCCAACAGACCTCGCCGGACACGGCGGTCCTCGCCCCGGTGGTGGTGACCGCCACGCGCGTCGACGTGACCCCCGTCGCGCCGCTGGCGAGCACGACCGTCCTCACCGGCGCCGAGCTCCGCGCGCAAGGTATCTCGACGCTCGGCGATGCGCTCGCTTCCGTGCCCGGCGTGTTCGCGCCGCAGAGCGGCTCGTACGGCTCGCAGACGTCGCTCTTTCTGCGCGGCGGCGAGAGCGACTACACCGAGGTGCTTGTCGACGGCGTCCCGGTGAACGATCCCGGCGGCTTCCTCGACCTCGCCAACCTGACGACGGACAACATCGACCGGATCGAAATCGTGCGCGGCCCGACGAGCGTGCTCTACGGCTCCAACGCGGTCACGGGCGTCATCCAGATTTTCACGCGGTCGGGGCAGGGGCCCGACCGGTTCACGTTAGGCGTGGACGGCGGCACCTACGGGACGTCCAACGCGAGCGTGTCCTACGCCGGCGGCTCGGACAAGATCAGCGGCTCGGCCTCCGTCGCGCGGCACCGCACCGATGGGATTTACGCGTTCAACAGCCAGAGCCGCAACGACATCTACAGCGGCGCGCTCCGCCTGGCGCCCGACGCGGCAACGTCGCTGCAGCTCGTCCTCCGCGACGAGGACGCCGGCGCGCACATCCCGACCGATTTTTCCGGCGCCGTGGACGACAGCACCCAGTTCCACCTCGAGCGGCGGCTCCTGGCGTCGCTGGACGCGGATCGCCGCATCACCAACCGCCTAACGGCGCACGCCCTGTTCGCGGCCAGCGACGAGCACGAGCAGTCGGCGCAGATTCCCGACACGCCCGGCGCCGAATGCGATCTGTGCTACGATTCGCGCGCCGGCATCTACCGCCGCTCGGTGGACGGCCGCCTCGACTTCACCGCCGCGCCGTGGGCAGCGCTCGCCGCCGGCGCCACGGCCGAGCAGCAGCGCGCGCGCGAATCGGGCGCCGGCCCGCTGCAGCGCACGCTCCACGCCTACTACGCCCAAGCGTTAGGCAACGTCGGCAAGGCGTTTTCGTACACCGCCGGCGTGCGCGCCGACGACAACAGCCAGTTCGGCACGTTCACCACGTATCGTCTCGCCGCCGGCTACGTGCTCCTGCCCGGCACGAGCCTCCACGCCTCGATCGGCAACGCGTTCAAGGAGCCGACGTTCGATCAGACGTCGTCGACGCTGTCCTTCGCGCGCGGAAACCCCGACCTGAAGCCCGAGCGGGCGCAAAGCTGGGAAGCCGGTGTGGCGCAGGATGTCGCGCACGGCGCGCTCGCCATCTCGGCGACGTATTTCGCCCAACGCTTCCGCGACATCATCCAGTACGACGGCGCGCCGCCTGACACGTCGCTGCCCAACTATTTCAACCTCACGTCCGCGATCGCGGATGGCCTCGAGTTGAGCGCGCGCACGGCGTCATGGCGCGGGCTCTCGCTCGCGGGCACCTACACCTGGCAGCACACCCGCGTCACCGACGCCGGCATCAATGGTGGCCCCACCGCCGAGTTCGTCGACGGCCAGCGGCTCCAGCGCCGCCCGACCAATCTCGCCAGTGCGACACTGGCCTATCGTCCGTCGCCGCGCGCCGCGCTCTTCGCCACCGCCGGCTACGTGGGCAACCGCGTGGACGTCGACTTCTTGAACTCGGTGCGCGTCGAGGCGCCATCGTACACGCTC